Within Deinococcus actinosclerus, the genomic segment AGGGTCTGGCGTTCCACCCGCAGGACGGCGCGGTCCGGGTCGAAGCGGGTGTGCGCGGCGCGGTCCTCGTCGGGTGGCGCGGCGGGGTGATGGTCCAGGCGACCCGTCATGCTGAGGCCCCACGCGAAGCGGATGAACGGCCCGCGCGTGACGGCGGCCTCCACGAGGCGGGGCGCCGTGGCGTTCATGGGTGCGCTGCCCGCGACGGGTTCGTGAACGGCGCGGAAGTCGCGGCCCAGCTTGTCGCGCGGGTCCCAGTGCTGCGGCAGCAGGACGTGCGTGGCGGCCAGCCAGTCCGCGCCGGTGTAGGGGTCGCGGGCAATGAGGGCGAGGTCCTCCTGCGCGTTCAGGCCCAGGAAGTCCAGGGCGTGCAGGGGCTGCACCCCGTCGACCAGCGCGGCGTGCGGGGCGGGGAAGTGCCTGAGGTCGTGCACGGCGTTCCAGCGGGGGTCGAGGGTGGCCTGCCAGCCCAGCAGGTCGTTGCGCAGTCGCGCGCCATCCCAGGTGATCATCCCGCCACTGTCGCGGGCCAGGGTCGCGGCGATGTGGGTCAGCGCCGCCCCTCGCAGGTCCGGGGTCAGGGCGGCCTCACCCATGTACTCGTGGGCAGCGCGGGCGTGCGCGGCGACCTTGCCCGCGATGAATGCGGGGTACGCGTCGTCCAGCGTGAAGGTGTGCCCCTCCGGGCGGGGGTCGTCCAGCCAAGGAATGGGCTGCTGGCCCATGCGGTACAGGCCGGCAGAGACGGCGTACGTCCCGTTCAGGAACGGGCGGTAGAGGGTGGGTGGGGCCACGCCCCGCATTCTGGCAGGACAGCGGTGGGGGCGGCCTGTCGTGTGGATCAGGCCGCCCCCGGTGTCAGAGCCTCAGGCGAGGTTGCCGTTGTTCAGCACGCCCGCCGCGATCAGCACGAGGATCAGTACGCCGACCACGACGCGGTAGATCGCGAAGGGTTTGAAGTTGTTGGTGGACACGAAGCGCAGGAGCCACCCGATGGACAGGTACGCCACCACGAAGCTCACGGCGGCGCCCAGCAGCACGTTCAGCACGCCGATCTCGGCGAGGATGTCGCGGCTCTTGATGAAGTCCAGCAGCGCCGCGCCGCCCAGGGTGGGCACGCCCAGGTAGAAGCTGAACTTCGTGGCGGTGGGCCGGTCCAGACCCAGGATCATGCCGCCCAGGATGGAACTCGCGGAGCGGGAGAACCCGGGCCACAGCAGCGCGAGGCACTGCAGCGTGCCGATCATCAGCGAGCGGCGCACGCCGATCTTCTCGATGGCGTCCACGTTGGGCGTGACGCGGCGCGATTCGATCAGCCACATCAGGATGCCGCCCACGATCAGCGCCCAGGCGACCACGCTGGGACGGAACAGGTACGCCTTGATGGTGTCGCCGAACAGCACCCCCAGGATCACGGCGGGAATGCAGGCCACGACCACGCCCAGCCACAGGTTCTGCTGGGTCTTATCGCGGCCGATGTGGCGGATCTGCAGGAAGTCCTTCCAGTAGTAGGCGAGCACGGCCAGGATCGCGCCGCCCTGGATGACGACCTCGAAGGTGTCCTTGACTTCCTTCGACCACGGCACGCCCATCAGGTTGCCGGTGAGGATCAGGTGCCCGGTGGAGCTGATCGGCAGGAACTCGGTGATCCCCTCGACGATCCCGTAAACGATGGCGTAGAACCAGTCCATAAGGGCCAAGTGTAAGCCCTGTCACGCCCTGCGGCGCGTCCCCCTTTGGATGCACCCCCGTTCCGGGGCAGACTGACCGGCATGAGTCTGGAGGCTGACCTGATCCGCTGGGGGCTGACGCCGGACGGCGCGGCGATCCGCACGCCGGGCAGCGATCTGATGCCCGTGTGCTGGCAGGGCCGGGCGGCGATGATGAAGGTGGCCCGCAGCGCGGAGGAGGTGCGGGGCCACGACCTGATGGTGTGGCTGGACGGGCAGGGCGCGGCCCGTGTGTTCAAACATGGGGGGGAGGCGCTGCTGCTGGAACGCCTGGAGACGACCCCATCGCTGGCGGGCTGGGCGCTGACTGGCCGGGATGACGTGGCGACGCGGGTGCTGTGCGGCGCGGCGGCGGGTGTGCATGCGGCGCGTGTGACTCCCTGGCCGGACCTGCCGGGTCTCCCCCGCTGGTTCGGGTCGCTGGAGGCTGCACAGGGCCGGGGCGAGGGATTTGCGCGGGCCTGGGCCACCGCGCGGCGCCTGCTGGCTGACCAGCGGGACGTGCGTCCGCTGCACGGTGATCTGCATCACGGGAACGTCCTGCGCAGCCCGGAGCGGGGCTGGCTGGTCATCGATCCGAAGGGACTGATCGGGGAGCGGACCTTCGATTTCGCGAACATGCTGTGCAACCCGAATCTGAATCACGCGCTGAGGCCGGAGCGGCTGGCGCGGCAGGCGGCTCTGATCGCCCGGGAGGCCGGGCTGGACCACGCGCGGCTGCTGGGGTGGGTGGGGGCATATGCGGGTCTCTCGGCGGCGTGGCATCTGGAGGACGGTCAGGAGGAGCAGGCGCGGCAGTCGCTGGCGATCTCGGCGCTGGCCCACAGCCTCCTCTGAGCGGCCTGTCCGCCCTGTTCACCCGACCTCCGCTCTCCCCTTCCCGCTCGGGCCTCCCATCGCGTATAATTTCCGTTTGGGTGCCCCCGTGATCCTGCCCTGCGCGCTCGAGCGTCGCGCTGCGGCCTGGCCCCACCACATGCGGAAGGACGTTCTTCCTGACGCGGGGCTGGCACGAGGACGGCAAACTTTTCCCGAACACAACGCTCAGGAGTCACCATGTCGTACATCAGCATGAAACAGCTGCTGGAAGCCGGAGTTCACTTCGGTCACGAAACCAAGCGCTGGAACCCCCGCTTCAAGCGCTTCATCTTCGCCGAGCGCAACGGCATCTTCATCATCGACCTGCAGAAGACCCTCAAGCAGGTCGACCGCAGCTTCGACTTCATCAAGGAACTCTCCGAGCGCGGCGGCGTCATCCTGTTCGTCGGCACGAAGAAGCAGGCGCAGGAGATCGTGGAGCTCGAGGCGCGCCGCACCGGCATGCCCTTCGTCACCAGCCGCTGGCTGGGCGGCATGCTCACGAACTTCAAGACCATGCGCACCCGCATTGACCGCCTGAACGAACTCGACGACCTGTTCGAGTCCGAGCGCGTCAACGACCGCACCAAGGCCGAGCGCATCAAGCTGGCCGCCGAGCGCGAGCGCCTCCAGCGCTTCGTGGGCGGCATCCGCAAGATGACCCGCCTGCCCGACGCGATCTTCGTGGTGGACCCCACCAAGGAAGTCATCGCCGTGCAGGAAGCGAACAAGCTCGGGATTCCCGTGATCGCCCTGGCCGACACCGACAGTGACCCCGATGTCATCGACTACATCGTGCCCGGCAACGACGACGCGATCCGCAGCATCCAGCTGATCACCCACCGCATCGGTGACCTGCTGGTCGAGGCGCGCGGCGGCGGCGAGGACGTCGGCGCGGCCGAAGCCGAGCAGACCGAGGCCACCGAAGCAGCCGAAGCCTAAGCACGGGACCCAGGGGGGACGCGTCCCGGCGCAGGCCGATCAAGGGCGCGCCCCCCTTTTCCCGCGCAGCGCAGCTCCGAACCCGACTCCGAAGCCCGAGATGCGGGCTTCACGCCCACAGGAGGCAACACCATGCTGGAATCGATCAAGAAACTCCGCGAACTGACCGGCGCGGGCATGATGGACGTCAAGAAGGCCCTCGCCGACGCCGACAACAACGAAGAGAAGGCCATCGCCCTGCTGCGCGAGCGCGGCATCGCCAAGGCCGTCAAGAAGGGCGACCGCGAAGCCAAGGAAGGCATCGTGCGCTTCGCCGTGGACGGCAACCGCGCCGCCATCGTCGAAGTGAACAGCGAGACCGACTTCGTGGCCCGCAACAGCGACTTCCAAGCTGTCGTCGAGAAGCTCGCGCAGGCCGCGCTGGCCGCCAAGACCAGCGACCTCGACACCTTCAAGGCGTACACCGTGGACGGCGAGACCGTCGCCGACCTGGTCGCCGCGACCGCCGGCAAGATCGGTGAGAACATCGTCCTGAACAAGGTCGCGTACCTCGAGGGCAGCACCGTCGCCGGCTACGTGCACAGCAACGGCAAGATCGGCGTGCTCGTGGACGTCGAGGGCGGCAGCGAGGCCCAGGCCAAGGACGTCGCCCTGCACGTCGCCGCCGAGCGCCCCCAGTTCCTCACCCGTGACGAAGTGGACTCCAGCGACATCGAAAAAGAGCGCGAGATCCTCACGAACAAGGCGCTGAACGAAGGCAAGCCCCAGCAGATCGTCGAGAAGATCGTCGAGGGCCAGATCGGCAAGTTCTACTCCGAGAAGGTGCTGCCCGAGCAGGCCTTCGTGAAGGACAACAGCCTGACCGTCGCCAAGTACCTGGGCGGCGCGACCGTGAAGCGCTTCGTCCGCTTCGAGATCGGCGCTTAAAGTCCCTCACAGGCCCCCCGCTGCGGGGGCCTTCGCGCGGCGGCCCCCGCGTCACAGCTGGCCGTACCCGTCAGGGGCACCCGGCAGCCGCCCCGCGCGGTTGCCGGTTTCTCCTGCCCCTTCCCGCCCCCCCATTCGTAGAGGTGAAACATGTTCAAGCGTGTCCTGTTGAAATTATCTGGTGAGTTCCTGGCTGGCGAGTCGGGCTTCGGGATCAGCCCCGAGACGACGGCCGCGCTGGCCCGGCGCATCACGGACGCGCTGGACGGCACCGACATCGAACTGTCGATCGTGATCGGCGGCGGGAACCTGTGGCGCGGGGCGCGCAACGGGCAGGGCATGGACCCCGCCACCGCCGACTACATCGGCATGCTGGGCACCGTGATGAACGCCATGGCCCTCCAGGACGCCATGGAGAGCGCCGGGCGGCCCACCCGCGTCATGAGCGCCATCCAGATGGCGGCCGTGGCCGAGCCGTACATCCGCCGCCGCGCGATCCGTCACCTGGAAAAGGGCCGCGTCGTGATCTTCGGCGGGGGGAACGGCGCGCCGTTCTTCACGACCGACACGACAAGCACCCTGCGCGCCCTGGAAGTCGGCGCGGACGTCGTGCTGATGGCGAAGAACAAGGTGGACGGCGTGTACGACAGCGACCCCCGCAAGAACCCGGACGCCAAGTTCATCGAGCAGGCCACGCACCTCCAGGTCGTCGAGCAGCGCCTGGAGGTCATGGACGCCACCGCCCTGACGCTGTGCATGGACAAGGGCCTGCCCATCGTGGTGTTCGACCTGTTCCAGGAGGGCAACCTGCCGCGCCTGTTCCGGGGCGAGCGGGTGGGCACACTCATCCAGAGCTGAGACTGACTTCGGTGGAACGGCTGATTTCAGATGTTCCATCCGAGCGGATGCGAGCAGAAGCAAAACGGGTTCCGGGCGTGGAGTTGGCCACCCGGTGCAGTGCCGGGTAGCCAAAGGAACAGACGGAATCCGTACGACCCCTGAACGGGCACCGGGCGCCCTGATCGCTTAGACTGGCGACACTTTCCCGCAAGGAGACTCACCCATGGCTGACATGAAAACCATCCAGGCCGACACCCGCGAGAAGATGGGCAAGGCCATCGAATCGCTGGAAAATAACCTCTCGGTGCTGCGCACGGGCCGCGCCAACCCCGGCATCCTGAAGAAGATCGTCGTGGACTATTACGGCAGCACCATGCCGATCGATCAGGTGGCGAGCATCACCACGCCCGACGCCCGCACGCTGGTCATCACTCCCTGGGACCGGGGCGCGCTGAACCCGATCGAGAAGGCCATCCGCGACAGCGACCTGGGCCTGAACCCGAACAACAAGGGCGACACGATCTTCATCAGCCTGCCCATGCTGACCGAGGAGCGCCGACGTGACCTCGTGAAGAACGCCAAGAGCTACTCGGAGGACGCCCGCATCGCCGTGCGCAACATCCGCAAGCACGCGCTGGACGAGGTGAAGAAGGTCGAGGGCATCGGCGACGACGAGATCAAGCGCGGCGAGGCCGACGTGCAGAAGATCACCGACGAGTTCATCGCGCGCGTGGATCAGACCTTCCAGAAGAAGGAGCAGGAAATCCTCGGGTGAGGCCCCCCGCCTCCCCTGCCCGTGACCGCCGGTCTCCCCGGCGGCACTTTCCTATGGCCCGCCTGAGCCCGGAGGCCGCGTGGAGTCGCTGAGCAGCCGCGTCCTGACGAGCGTGGTGGGCTTCGCGCTCCTGAGCGTGATCGTGTGGATCGGCTGGGTGGCGCTGCTGCCTGCGCTGATCGTCGTGGCGCTGATGTGCCTGTTTGAGTACATCCGCATGCTCGACCGCAACGACATCGACGTGCGCCGCGTGAGCCTGGGCGTGTTCACTGTGGCGATCATGATCGCCAGCCTGCCGCTGTGGCCGCACGCGCCGTGGCCCGGCGGGTCGTGGCGCGAGGCGGTGCTGACGGTCGCGCTGGGCTACATGCTGGTCGTGGAGGTCATCCGGCCCGGGGAGCGGCCGCTGGAGCGCATCGTGTACTCGATGTTCGGGCTGCTGTACATCCCGTGGCTGATGGGGTACTTCCTGATGCTGCGTTACAGCCCGGACGCCGGGGACGGCCTGCTGTACTTCGCGCTGCCGCTGCTGGCGACCTTCGCGGCGGATATCGGCGGGTACTTCGTGGGGCACTTCTTCGGGCGGCGCAAGCTCGCCCCGGAGGTCAGTCCCGGCAAGACCGTGGAGGGCTCGGTGGGGGGGCTGGCGTTCAGCTTCCTGGTGGTGCTGGCCCTGACGACCTTCACGCACGTGTGGACGCCGTTCGAGGCGCTGCTGTACTCGATCCTGGTCGCCAGCGCCAGTCAGCTGGGCGACCTGTCCGAGAGTCTGCTGAAGCGGGCGCTGAAGACCAAGGACAGTGGCAGCAGCCTGCCCGGGCACGGGGGGTTCCTCGACCGGGTGGACAGCCTGCTGTTCGCGGTGCCCGCCACGTACCTGTTCCTGAACATCAGCGTCTTCACCCGCTGAGGGCAGCGCCAATCGTGCGCGGTCCCGCCGCTTCCGTCCCCCGCGTCGTCTAGCATGCGGGGGATGAGTCTTTCCGAGGGTGCAGGGCGCGGGATCGCGGTGCTGGGCAGTACGGGCAGCATCGGCACGCAGACGCTGGACGTGGCGCGGGAGCGCGGCTGGCGGGTGACGGCGCTGGCGGCCGGGCGCAACGTGGAGTTGCTGGCCGCGCAGGTGCGGGAGTTCCGGCCCGGACTGGTCAGCGTGGACGCGGGTGTGCTGGCGCAGGCACGGGAGGCGCTGCCGGGCGTGCGCGTGATCGCCGACCCGGCCGAGGTGGCGAGTGTGCCGACCGGGGTGGTCGTGAACGCCATGAGCGGCCTGATCGGCCTGTCGCCCACCCGCGCGGCGCTGGAGGGGGGGCAGGCCGTGGCGCTGGCGACGAAGGAGGCGATGGTGACGGCCGCGCACCTGATGTGGGAGGCCGCAGCCGTGGGCGGCGGGCGCGTGGTGCCCATCGATTCCGAGCACACCGGGGTGTTCCAGTGCCTGACGGGTGAGGACATGGCGGACGTGGCCGAGGTGATCCTCACGGCGTCCGGCGGGCCGTTCCGCGAGGGCCCCGCCGACCTGAGCGGCGTGACACCCGAGCAGGCCCTGCGGCACCCGTCGTGGAGCATGGGCCCGAAGGTCACGATCGACAGCGCTACTCTGATGAACAAGGGGCTGGAGGTCATGGAGTGCGCCAGCCTGTACGGCCTGCCGCTGTCGCAGGTGGGCGTGGTGGTGCACCCGCAGAGCCTGATCCACGCGGCGGTGCGCTTCCGCGACGGCAGCCTGAAAGCGCAGTTCGGCCCGACCGACATGCGCCTGCCCATCGCGTACGCCGTGGACGCCGCGCCGACCGGCATGACGCGCCCCGGGGACGTGCGCGGCGCGCGGCGCGGACGCGAGGTGGGCACGCACCTGGGCTGGCCGATGCGCGGCACCTGGGAGTTCCGCGAACCGGACCTGGACCGCTTCCCGTGCCTGGGCCTCGCGTACCGCGCCGGGGAAGCCGGGGGGCTGCTGCCGGTCGCGCTGAACGCCGCCGACGAGGTGGCGGTGGACGCCTTCCTGGCCGGGCAGATCGGCTTCACGGATATCCCCAGGCTGCTGGAACGGGTGCTGGACGACACGCCTGCCGGGACCCTGACCTGGGACACGCTGGCCGAGACGGACGCGTGGGCCCGCACCCGCGCGCAGGAACTCGCCGGCAGCGGGGTACGCGCGTGAGACGGACACCGTCTGTTGCGTTCGCCCTCCGGGAGGTCGCCGAAGGACGAACTCCACGTCCGGTGCCCGTCCTGCTCCCACTCGCATCCGCTCGGATGGCACGGCTGAACCCCGCCGTCCCATCGGAGGCCCTGTGAATGTCGTGCAGGGCATCGCGGCGGCCCTGACGCCGCTGGGGCTGCTGTGGACGGTGCTGATCATCGGCGTGGCGACGTTCCTGCACGAACTGGCGCACTACGCGCTGGCGCGGCGGCAGGGCGTGGCCGTGCACTCGTTCAGTGTCGGCATGGGCCCGGTGCTGCTGCGGCGGCAGTGGCGCGGCACCGAGTGGCGCCTGAGCCTGCTGCCCATCGGCGGGTACGTGGAGATCGACGGCATGGCCCCCGAGGAGGACGGGCAGGGCGGCTACCGGCAGCCCACGCGCGGCTTCGCGGCGCTGCCGGTGTGGGGCAAGGTGGCGATCCTGCTGGCCGGGCCGCTGACGAACCTGCTGCTGGCGATCGGCCTGATGACCGTGTCGTTCAGTTCGCAGGGCGTGGCTGTGCCCGACCGCGCCCGCATCGAGGAGGTCGTGGCCGGCAGCCGCGCGCAGACGCTGGGCTTCCGCGTCGGGGACGTCATCACCGCCATCGACGGGCAGGACATCCCGGAGACCGCGCAGGTCGGCGGGCAGACGGTGGCCGGGTGGGAGGGCGTGCGGGACGTGCTCACGAAAGCCGGGCCGCATACCTTCACGGTGGTGCGCGACGGGCAGCCCCGCGACGTGCGCTTCGACTGGACCCCCACCGTCGGCGGCCAGAAACAGCTGCTGGGCATCCGCTACGCACCGGACGTACAGCCCGTCAGTGTCGGCGCGGCGTTCGTGCGCGCGTGGCAGGTGACCGGTGAGGCCGTCCCGCAGGTCATCAAATCCTTCGCCGGGCTGTTCCAGCGCTTCTTCACCCTGAACTTCACGCGGGACGAGAACGTCAGTGGGCCCATCGGCACCGCCGAGATCGTCTCCCGCGCCGCCGCCGTCAGTCCCTGGGCGCTCGTGCAGGTCGCCATCCTGCTGAACCTGTCCCTGGCGTTCTTCAACCTGATCCCCATTCCCGGCCTGGACGGGGGGCGTATCGTGCTGGCGCTGGTGGGGGCGCTGCGGGGCCGCCCGCTGACCTTCCAGCAGGAGCAGGCGATCAACTTCGCGGGCTTCGCGTTCGTGATGCTCCTCATGGCCTTCGTGGTCGTCCGGGACGTCAGCCGCTTCTTCTGAGTCAGGCGGCAGCGGGGCCACCGGGATGTCCTCCGGTGGCCCCGCTGCCGCAGATCTCGGGTGAGGACAGCCTTCAGGGGGCGACGCGCCGCTCAATGCGGTCGCCCAGCCCGGTCAGGACCTCGTATTCGATGGTGTCCCCCCAGGCGGCGACGTCGGTGACGGTCAGCCCCTGCTGCTGCCAGAGGGTGACGGGATCGCCCACCTGCACGGTCAGGCCGGTGACGTCCACCATGAGCTGATCCATGCAGATGCGGCCCAGGACGGGGCGGCGCTGGCCCGCGACGAGGACCTGGGCGCGGCCAGTGGCGTTGCGGGGGTACCCGTCGGCGTAACCGATGCCGACCGTGGCGACCTGCGTGTCCCGCTGGGCGCGCCACAGGCCGTTATAGCTGACGGTCTCGCCGGTGTGGGCGGTGTGGAGGTGCGTGACCTGCGCGGTGAGGGTCATGACCGGGCGCAGGGGGAGCACGTCGCGCAGGTGTGTGGGGGCGAAGCCGTAGGAGGCGAGGCCGGGCCGGGCGAGGCGCATGCCGGGCAGCGCCCCGAAGGACAGGATGCCGCCGCCGTTGGAAGCGTGGGCCAGCAGGGGCTCGGGCGTGGCGGGCAGGGCGTCCAGCACGGTCTGGAAGCGGCGCAGCTGTTCGTGCGCAAAGCTCAGGTCGGGTTCGTCGGCGGTGGCGAAGTGGGTGTACGCGCCTTCCAGCAGGCCACGTTCCGCGAGGCGGGTGCCGACCCGGATGGCCTCCTCGGGGCGGGCGCCCAGGCGGTTCATGCCGGTGTCCACCTTCAGGTGCGCGCGGGCGTGGGCGGGCAGGGCGTCGGCCTCGGCCAGCGAGGCGACGGGCAGCCGGACGCCCAGGTCGGCCAGGACGGGCACCTCGGCGGGGGCAGGGGGTGTGAGGAGCAGCACGGGCCGCCCGGTGTTCAGCGTGGCGACCTGCGCGGCCTCGCGGGGCGTGGCGACCGCGAGGCCCCACACGTCCGGGTGGCGGGCGGCCAGGGTGACCACCTCGCGCAGCCCGTGCCCGTAGGCGTTGGCCTTGACGGGCAGCAGCAGCGGCACCCCGGCGCGGCGGGACAGGTGGGTGAGGTTGCCGTGCAGGGCAGCTTCGGAGAGGTGGGCGTGGGCGCGGGCGGCGAGGGTCATCGCCCGCGATGCTACCCCCAGGGACCGCCCGGTGGGGATCAGGTGTCCAGCCGGGACGGGCCTGTATGCTTTTTCTCAGCGATGCCCAGCTTACCGATGACTGTCCGTGCCGTTCCCGTCCGCCTCGCTGTCCTGAGTGGCCTGCTGCTGCTCGCCGCGCCCGCCGCCGCGCAGACCGGCGGCACCCTGCCGCTGGTGTCGGTGGGGGACAAGTGGCCGCAGGCGCAGGAGACCTACGTGATCCGCGTGTCCGCGCAGGACGCCGGCAAACCCCTGGGACTGGAGGTCTACTCCCCCACCTTCAACCTCGCGGACTACGTGGATGGCCGCCGCGCCGAGGGGTATTTCGGGGATGAGCTGTACGCGAAGAACGAGCCCTTCGAGACGACCTTCACGCTGTCCGGCCCCGGCGGCACGGTGCTGGAGCGGCGCTTCAGCCTGAACCGCGAGCACACCTGGGACAGCCTGTTCAGCGGCGGCCTGGGTGCCGGGACGTACACCCTGAAGGTCACCAGCAGGGGCAACGGGAAGAACTCGTTCGCGCTGCGCGTGGCGGACCCCTTCCGGCTGGAGACGAGCGACTTCAGCGTGAACGCCCGTTCCACCGACGAGAACGCGCTGCTGGCCGCGCGCGTGAACGTCACCGCCGACTGGGTGGGCAGGACTCTGGGCCTGCTGAACTACGACGTGGACGGCGCGCAGGAGGCCGAGATCTGGGCGGTGCAGCCCGGCGGGGCGCGCGTGAACCTCACGCCCAGCGAGAACGGCCGCACGGCCACCGACGCGTTCCGCATCACGCCCGAGCTGGTGGGCGAGTGGCAGCTGTACATCCGGGTGCTCAGGACCACGAAGCAGTACAGCAACGCGATCCGCTTCTCGTTCCGCCTGAACGACCAGCCCATCACGGGCAGCGTGGGGGGCTTCGTGGTGCCGGGCGGCGCCAAGATCGCCAACCAGCTGCTGGTGGACGTCGTGGACCCGCAGGGCCGCCCGATTCCCGGCGCGTCGTACGCGCTGGTCGGGGACGCGGTGGTGCGCCCGGTGCTGCCCGGCGGGTACGTGCCCGTCAGCAGCACCCTGATCCAGGGCACGGGCAACATCGTCTCGCCCACCGAGGTGCGCTACCAGCCGGGCTTCACGAAGATCCGCTTCGTGGCCCGCCCGCCACAGGGGCAGCTCCAGGTGGAGGCGGTGGCGCTGTACGCCGGGCAGCGCATCCCGCTGACGGGCGTGCCGTTCCAGGTGGGCGGGCAGACGCTGAGCACGCCCACGACGGTGCCGCTCGCGCCGGGCGACTACCCGGTCACCCCGACGGCGGTGCCGGGCAGCACGGTCACGCCGCCCCCGGCAGGCCGCGTGACCGACAGCGGCACCGAGCGCGTGACCATCGAGTACCGCGTGCTGACGGACGTGACGCTGGTCACCTCGCCGGACATCCTGAACGTCTGCGACGTGACGCAGCTGACGGCGCTGGCGAAGACGGACTTCCCGTACCGCCTGCCCGGCAAGCTCAGCCTGAACCTGCCGACCGGCTGGACGACCGACTATCCGCTGGAGGCGAACGGCGACTTCAGTCAGGGACTGCCGCTGCGGCTGAAGGTGCCGGTGCGGGTGTGCCGCAGTGACACCGCCGAGGCGGTGCTCGACCCGGTGGGGCTGCGCACGACCGGGCAGGCGCGGGTACGCAACCCGGGCGGCGCGAACGTGACCCGTAACGTGCAGGGCGGCGCGCGCGCCAGCCTGTCCAAGGCGGTGGAGGCCGCCCCGCAGGGCCAGGGGTACGTGGTGACGCTGGTGTTCACGGTGGACAGCACCCTGGAGAACGTGCGGCTGATCGACCCCCTCCCGGCCGCCGGGGCGCAGCCGGCGGTGCGCGGCCCGCTGCAGGTGCAGGGGCCCAGCCTCGCGAACCTGAACCCGCGCCTGGAGGGCGACGCGATCGTGCTCACGCGGGTGATTCCCGGCACCTACACGCTGTCGTACACGCTGCTCACGGATCAGCCGGCCGACCGGGTGGTCACGGCCCCGGATCTCGGCTGGTAGGCCGCCGCGGGGCGCGGGCTAGCGCGCGGGGGTGAACGGCCCGTGAGTCAGGTGTTCACCCTTCCCGGGGGCTTCTCAGGTACACTCCTCTCATGAAGCGATTTGCGCTGTGCCTGCCGCTGCTGCTGGCGGCCTGTGGGTTCTCACCGGCGGTGCCGCCGTCGGTGGGCGACCTGCTGAGTGCCCCGACGGCGCTGAACGTGGGCGGGCAGGTCGTGACGCTGGACTCGGCGTCCGCCAGTGGCGCGGGCGGCTTCGGCGTGAAGGTGCGCCTGAACTCACGGGACGCCCTGCCGGCCCTGCGGCTGGACGGGGTGTTCGTGGTGAGCGGCACGGACCTGTGGAAGTCCCCGCTGCGCGCATCGGGCGCGCAGGGCAGTGCGTTCGGCCGGTCCGGTGCGGGCGTGCAGCCGGGCGAGACCGTGCAGGTCGTGGTGCGCCTGCGGGACGCGCAGGGCCGCCCCCTGTGGCTGCGCGACGGCGAGACCCGCGTGGGCACCGCCCCCTGACCAGGAAGCAGTGAGCGCGGCCCGGACAGCTCATCCGGGCCGCGCTTCCTTGTGTGGTCAGCCGGGCGTGACCACGCCGTCACGCACGCTGAGGTGATGGTCGGCCTGCGCGGCGATGTCGCGGTCGTGGGTGATCAGCACGACCGTACGGCCTGCGTCGGCCGCGCCGCGCAGCAGCGCCAGGATGCGTTCGCCGGTGCGGGTGTCGAGGTTCCCGGTGGGTTCGTCGGCCAGCAGCACGCCCGGATTTCCGGCCAGTGCGCGGGCGATGGCGACGCGCTGCGCCTCCCCGCCGGACAGCTGGCTGGGCAGGTGGTCGGCGCGGCGCTCCAGGCCGACGAGGGCCAGCAGTTCGCGGGCGCGGGCCTGCCGCTCGCGGGGGGCAGGCCCGCCAGGGTCAGGGGGAATTCGACGTTCTCCTGCGCGTTGAGGATGCTCACGAGGTTGTGGTTCTGGAACACGAAACCGTAGTGCCGCAGCCTGAGGTCGGCGCGGCTGGTCTCACTCAGGGCGGTGAGGTCGGTGTCGCCGACCTGCACGTGGCCGGTGGTGGGCGTGTCGAAGCCCGCCAGGAGGTTCAGCAGGGTGCTCTTGCCGCTGCCCGAGGGCCCGACGACGGCAGTCAGGCCGGGCGGGAAGGCGTGCGTGAAGGGCGCCAGCGCCTGCACCTGTCCGTCCCCGCTGGGGTACACGCGCGACAGGTTGTGAACACTGAGGGTGGGCGTAATGGCCGCAGTGCTGGCTGGCGTG encodes:
- the rpsB gene encoding 30S ribosomal protein S2 codes for the protein MSYISMKQLLEAGVHFGHETKRWNPRFKRFIFAERNGIFIIDLQKTLKQVDRSFDFIKELSERGGVILFVGTKKQAQEIVELEARRTGMPFVTSRWLGGMLTNFKTMRTRIDRLNELDDLFESERVNDRTKAERIKLAAERERLQRFVGGIRKMTRLPDAIFVVDPTKEVIAVQEANKLGIPVIALADTDSDPDVIDYIVPGNDDAIRSIQLITHRIGDLLVEARGGGEDVGAAEAEQTEATEAAEA
- the pyrH gene encoding UMP kinase, whose protein sequence is MFKRVLLKLSGEFLAGESGFGISPETTAALARRITDALDGTDIELSIVIGGGNLWRGARNGQGMDPATADYIGMLGTVMNAMALQDAMESAGRPTRVMSAIQMAAVAEPYIRRRAIRHLEKGRVVIFGGGNGAPFFTTDTTSTLRALEVGADVVLMAKNKVDGVYDSDPRKNPDAKFIEQATHLQVVEQRLEVMDATALTLCMDKGLPIVVFDLFQEGNLPRLFRGERVGTLIQS
- a CDS encoding heme-dependent oxidative N-demethylase subunit alpha family protein, which produces MRGVAPPTLYRPFLNGTYAVSAGLYRMGQQPIPWLDDPRPEGHTFTLDDAYPAFIAGKVAAHARAAHEYMGEAALTPDLRGAALTHIAATLARDSGGMITWDGARLRNDLLGWQATLDPRWNAVHDLRHFPAPHAALVDGVQPLHALDFLGLNAQEDLALIARDPYTGADWLAATHVLLPQHWDPRDKLGRDFRAVHEPVAGSAPMNATAPRLVEAAVTRGPFIRFAWGLSMTGRLDHHPAAPPDEDRAAHTRFDPDRAVLRVERQTLTGFPAAYGALFTIRPLIHPLREAVQTPAHAQALAAAIESMTPTQVTYKGLTHLQEDLLGWLRARSLD
- the tsf gene encoding translation elongation factor Ts, whose translation is MLESIKKLRELTGAGMMDVKKALADADNNEEKAIALLRERGIAKAVKKGDREAKEGIVRFAVDGNRAAIVEVNSETDFVARNSDFQAVVEKLAQAALAAKTSDLDTFKAYTVDGETVADLVAATAGKIGENIVLNKVAYLEGSTVAGYVHSNGKIGVLVDVEGGSEAQAKDVALHVAAERPQFLTRDEVDSSDIEKEREILTNKALNEGKPQQIVEKIVEGQIGKFYSEKVLPEQAFVKDNSLTVAKYLGGATVKRFVRFEIGA
- a CDS encoding undecaprenyl-diphosphate phosphatase, which translates into the protein MDWFYAIVYGIVEGITEFLPISSTGHLILTGNLMGVPWSKEVKDTFEVVIQGGAILAVLAYYWKDFLQIRHIGRDKTQQNLWLGVVVACIPAVILGVLFGDTIKAYLFRPSVVAWALIVGGILMWLIESRRVTPNVDAIEKIGVRRSLMIGTLQCLALLWPGFSRSASSILGGMILGLDRPTATKFSFYLGVPTLGGAALLDFIKSRDILAEIGVLNVLLGAAVSFVVAYLSIGWLLRFVSTNNFKPFAIYRVVVGVLILVLIAAGVLNNGNLA
- a CDS encoding aminoglycoside phosphotransferase family protein, translating into MSLEADLIRWGLTPDGAAIRTPGSDLMPVCWQGRAAMMKVARSAEEVRGHDLMVWLDGQGAARVFKHGGEALLLERLETTPSLAGWALTGRDDVATRVLCGAAAGVHAARVTPWPDLPGLPRWFGSLEAAQGRGEGFARAWATARRLLADQRDVRPLHGDLHHGNVLRSPERGWLVIDPKGLIGERTFDFANMLCNPNLNHALRPERLARQAALIAREAGLDHARLLGWVGAYAGLSAAWHLEDGQEEQARQSLAISALAHSLL